From a single Calothrix sp. NIES-2098 genomic region:
- a CDS encoding multi-sensor hybrid histidine kinase — protein MHSSRNFQIRFIVGITTLVVSTCAYFSYQAARKITLESLRVRAFLQVERGVDEIEEWLHVRKVEVETLAQTSTIRSLDWSVAEPYLKSEVERINEFFFFQMVTPDGAFANTKVGRSNKNIKDRDYFQKAIAGNSNISDPFISRSTGIPLIAIATPIWSTSASSRSPIGVFHGNVKVDRIAKVVKSLHYGKDSYAFALNSQGEAIVHPNSTLMSTVEKPAPSLLKIPDRNLNAIAQRMVKKQQGIQLMEIDGTRKYVAFVPLREANWSVALVIPRQNIESQLQFLDLIALTVAGLTVAMIAVLWRVQEFEQTQLKKSKEAADTANRAKSEFLANMSHELRTPLNGILGCAQILLRSQGLPESEQYHVNIIEQCGSHLLTLINDILDLSKIEARKLELHPQELHFPSFLQGIGEIGQIRAKQKGILFIYEPSSNLPAGVHVDAKRLRQVLLNLLGNAIKFTDEGQVTFKVEVIEQLPSHEHRLRFSVEDTGIGITPTELDKIFLPFEQVGEKKRQTEGTGLGLAITRQLVQMMGSDIHVQSQVGEGSTFWFEIAIAEASEWVQSAMTASKGQIIGFAGSPRTILMVDDRWENRTVITNLLQPLGFNVVEATNGKEGLEKAIALKPDLVITDLLMPEMDGFELIQHLRHTPDIQNVKIIVSSASVFETDQNRSLEAGGDAFLSKPVQADELLHQLEIHLGLTWIYQQSSSEAQPTNSAATTRDRPADRFTPPSPDVLRELVTLAKKGNFNAILKWADRLEETDKNFAAFANQLRQLARQFDEDLILDFLTKYGVETA, from the coding sequence ATGCACTCCTCGCGCAATTTCCAGATCCGATTTATTGTCGGCATCACTACACTTGTTGTAAGTACTTGTGCTTATTTTAGCTATCAGGCTGCTCGGAAAATCACTCTAGAAAGCTTGAGAGTGAGAGCTTTTTTACAGGTAGAGAGAGGAGTTGACGAAATTGAAGAGTGGTTGCACGTTCGCAAAGTAGAAGTGGAAACCCTAGCTCAAACTTCAACTATACGCTCCTTAGACTGGTCTGTGGCTGAACCTTATTTAAAATCAGAAGTTGAGCGCATCAATGAATTTTTCTTTTTCCAAATGGTTACGCCTGATGGTGCGTTTGCTAATACAAAAGTTGGTCGATCAAATAAGAATATTAAAGATAGAGACTACTTTCAAAAAGCAATAGCCGGAAACAGCAATATTTCCGATCCCTTTATCAGCCGTTCCACAGGTATTCCTTTAATTGCGATCGCCACTCCGATTTGGTCAACTTCTGCTAGTAGCCGTTCGCCGATTGGTGTCTTTCATGGAAATGTAAAAGTCGATCGCATCGCTAAGGTAGTCAAATCTCTGCACTATGGGAAGGATAGCTATGCATTCGCCCTCAATTCTCAAGGAGAAGCGATTGTCCATCCCAACTCGACGTTAATGTCAACAGTAGAAAAACCTGCACCCAGCCTCCTGAAAATTCCCGATCGCAATTTAAACGCGATCGCCCAACGGATGGTCAAGAAACAGCAGGGAATTCAGTTGATGGAAATTGACGGTACAAGGAAGTATGTTGCCTTTGTACCATTGCGAGAAGCTAATTGGTCTGTGGCTTTGGTAATTCCCCGCCAAAATATTGAATCTCAACTGCAATTTCTTGATTTGATAGCATTAACTGTCGCCGGATTGACAGTGGCGATGATTGCTGTATTGTGGCGGGTGCAAGAGTTTGAACAGACTCAACTGAAAAAATCTAAAGAAGCGGCTGATACAGCAAACCGTGCTAAGAGCGAATTTTTAGCCAACATGAGTCACGAACTGCGAACACCCTTAAATGGAATTTTAGGTTGTGCCCAAATTTTGCTGCGTTCTCAGGGTTTGCCAGAATCAGAGCAATATCATGTCAACATTATTGAACAATGCGGTTCTCATCTGTTGACCTTAATCAACGACATTTTAGATCTTTCTAAAATCGAAGCGCGCAAGCTGGAACTGCATCCTCAAGAGCTGCATTTTCCATCTTTTTTACAGGGAATTGGGGAAATTGGCCAGATTCGAGCCAAACAAAAAGGTATTTTGTTTATTTATGAACCGTCCAGCAATTTACCTGCCGGAGTTCATGTTGATGCTAAAAGGTTACGTCAAGTTCTCTTAAATCTGCTGGGGAACGCTATTAAATTTACAGATGAAGGTCAGGTTACTTTCAAAGTTGAGGTAATCGAGCAACTTCCCAGTCACGAGCATCGCCTGCGCTTTAGTGTAGAAGATACAGGAATCGGCATTACACCAACCGAATTGGACAAGATTTTTTTGCCATTTGAGCAAGTAGGAGAGAAAAAGCGTCAGACCGAAGGGACTGGGCTGGGTTTAGCTATTACTCGTCAGTTGGTGCAGATGATGGGTAGCGATATCCACGTTCAAAGTCAGGTCGGTGAAGGTAGTACTTTCTGGTTTGAAATAGCGATCGCTGAAGCTAGCGAGTGGGTACAGTCGGCGATGACTGCATCCAAAGGACAAATCATTGGCTTTGCAGGTAGTCCGCGCACAATTTTGATGGTGGACGATCGTTGGGAGAATCGCACAGTCATTACAAACTTACTGCAACCACTGGGTTTTAATGTGGTTGAAGCCACCAACGGCAAAGAAGGTTTAGAAAAAGCGATCGCTCTCAAACCAGATTTGGTAATTACAGATTTACTCATGCCAGAAATGGATGGGTTTGAATTGATTCAACATTTGCGTCATACCCCAGATATTCAAAATGTCAAAATTATTGTCTCTTCTGCTAGCGTCTTTGAAACCGACCAAAATCGCAGTTTAGAAGCAGGAGGTGATGCCTTTTTAAGCAAACCCGTACAAGCAGATGAATTACTGCATCAATTAGAGATTCACTTAGGTTTAACCTGGATTTACCAGCAGTCTTCGTCTGAAGCACAACCAACCAACTCTGCGGCGACAACACGCGATCGTCCAGCAGATCGATTCACTCCACCTTCCCCCGATGTCTTGCGGGAACTGGTGACATTAGCCAAGAAAGGTAACTTCAATGCCATTCTCAAATGGGCAGATCGACTAGAGGAAACAGATAAAAATTTCGCTGCCTTTGCTAACCAATTGCGGCAATTAGCAAGGCAGTTTGACGAAGATTTAATCCTCGATTTCTTAACTAAATATGGGGTAGAAACAGCATGA
- a CDS encoding dienelactone hydrolase, which produces MIEIHTKKVKIPNNGLEIDAYLAQPKHQAIFDAVIVFPEIFGVNSNIRDITELIAKQGYIAIAPAMYQRIAPGFAADFSPEDIGYSPEAYRLGLQYYQQLKYQEIFSDIQATIAYLQTLPNVKDDAIGAIGFCFGGHVAYMAATLPDIKATASFYGGGITTSSYGEDTPTINRTSKIQGTIYLFFGTRDALVSPAESEQIEAELKKHHIKHRVFRYDAGHGFFAGFFVDQYPFLVQHPSYNPKAAPDAWQHVLELLQNHL; this is translated from the coding sequence ATGATAGAAATTCATACTAAAAAAGTCAAAATCCCTAACAACGGCTTAGAAATCGATGCTTATTTAGCTCAACCAAAACATCAAGCAATCTTTGATGCAGTTATAGTTTTTCCAGAAATCTTTGGAGTTAATAGTAATATTAGAGATATTACCGAATTAATAGCCAAACAAGGTTATATAGCCATAGCCCCAGCAATGTATCAACGTATTGCACCGGGTTTTGCAGCTGACTTTAGCCCTGAAGATATTGGTTATAGCCCAGAAGCATATCGCCTTGGTTTGCAATACTATCAACAACTAAAATATCAAGAAATATTCAGCGATATTCAAGCTACTATTGCCTACCTTCAAACTTTACCTAATGTCAAAGATGATGCCATTGGAGCTATTGGTTTCTGTTTTGGCGGTCATGTTGCTTATATGGCTGCTACTTTACCGGATATCAAAGCTACGGCTTCCTTTTATGGTGGTGGAATTACCACTTCTAGTTATGGTGAAGATACTCCAACTATTAATCGCACCTCTAAAATTCAAGGTACTATTTATCTATTTTTTGGGACAAGAGATGCATTAGTTTCCCCAGCAGAATCTGAACAAATTGAAGCAGAATTAAAGAAACATCACATTAAGCATCGTGTATTTCGCTACGACGCAGGACACGGCTTCTTCGCCGGATTTTTTGTAGACCAGTATCCATTTTTAGTCCAGCACCCAAGTTACAACCCAAAAGCTGCACCTGATGCTTGGCAACACGTTCTAGAACTCTTGCAAAATCATTTATGA
- a CDS encoding FeoA family protein, with amino-acid sequence MFTPFAVAGCSLELLRIGETGIVTFCKTPNEKIQKQLLEIGINLETKIAVIEKLPIFKIKVDNITQEIDRETARAIYVRIISCK; translated from the coding sequence ATGTTTACGCCTTTTGCTGTTGCGGGTTGTTCATTAGAACTGCTCAGAATAGGAGAAACAGGAATTGTTACTTTCTGCAAAACTCCGAATGAAAAAATCCAGAAGCAATTGCTAGAAATTGGTATAAATTTAGAAACTAAGATAGCTGTAATCGAGAAACTTCCCATTTTTAAAATTAAAGTTGATAATATAACTCAGGAAATAGATAGAGAAACAGCCCGCGCAATTTATGTGCGGATCATTAGTTGTAAATAA
- a CDS encoding TraX family protein — MVIDHACYILMPNLVILRYIGRLSFPLFAWLLAEGEKHTRNVNRYGRRLLIAAIISQPIYILAFRRFSLNILLELLVGLVMLRLIRRYPQLWQQLAIVALCAASAKIFHCEYGAYGIGVIFLMSLTDKLKPHIWALYWCIFHLVALITSVDSLTQNWAILAGIIVFQFNGQQGPRARWFYVFYPVHLLILGIIHYLITYK; from the coding sequence ATGGTTATAGATCATGCGTGCTATATTTTAATGCCAAATTTAGTGATTTTGCGCTATATTGGGCGCTTGAGTTTTCCTCTGTTTGCGTGGCTTCTGGCTGAAGGTGAAAAACACACCCGAAATGTTAACCGCTACGGAAGAAGGTTGTTGATTGCAGCCATTATCTCTCAGCCAATTTATATTCTTGCTTTTAGGAGGTTTTCACTTAATATTCTCTTAGAGCTGCTGGTTGGACTTGTGATGTTGCGTCTCATAAGGCGTTATCCGCAATTGTGGCAGCAATTGGCTATTGTAGCATTATGTGCGGCGAGCGCTAAAATCTTCCATTGTGAATACGGAGCATACGGAATTGGAGTCATTTTCTTGATGTCTCTAACCGACAAACTCAAGCCTCACATATGGGCGCTTTATTGGTGCATCTTTCACCTTGTTGCGCTAATTACTTCTGTAGATTCTCTCACTCAAAATTGGGCAATTCTTGCCGGAATTATTGTTTTTCAATTCAATGGTCAACAAGGGCCACGGGCTAGATGGTTCTATGTGTTCTACCCGGTTCATTTGTTAATATTAGGTATAATTCATTATTTGATAACTTACAAATAA
- a CDS encoding short-chain dehydrogenase/reductase SDR, protein MPKTVLITGTSSGIGKLAAMYFAQQGWNVAATMRNPSKDKDLCNISNLKLYSLDVTDSNSIQTAIASAIQDFGQIDVLVNNAGFGVDGVFEAMTDDIIEQQFNTNVFGLMRVTRAIIPQMRKQGGGTIIQIASMGGRITFPLYSIYHSSKWAVEGFSESLHYELAPFNIKIKIIEPGAIKTEFYGSSRRFIMSDNLPMYKSLVDTVESISQEAGRNGESPEVVAKVIFQAASDRSSKLRYAVGKPAPLLLVLRKLLPDSWYFSLIKRGYKI, encoded by the coding sequence ATGCCTAAAACAGTCCTCATCACCGGAACATCCAGCGGTATTGGTAAACTGGCTGCGATGTACTTTGCTCAACAAGGCTGGAATGTTGCTGCAACTATGCGCAACCCCAGCAAAGACAAAGATTTATGTAACATCTCCAACCTGAAGTTATATTCTTTAGACGTTACTGACAGTAACAGTATTCAAACTGCGATCGCATCTGCTATCCAAGATTTCGGTCAAATTGATGTCTTAGTCAATAATGCAGGTTTTGGTGTCGATGGCGTATTTGAGGCGATGACAGATGACATCATAGAACAGCAATTCAATACAAATGTGTTTGGCTTGATGCGAGTTACGCGAGCCATTATTCCCCAGATGCGGAAACAAGGTGGCGGTACAATTATTCAAATCGCCAGCATGGGAGGGCGAATTACTTTCCCTTTATACAGCATTTATCACAGTTCTAAATGGGCGGTAGAAGGATTTAGCGAATCCTTGCACTATGAATTAGCACCCTTCAATATCAAGATTAAAATTATTGAACCAGGGGCGATTAAAACCGAGTTTTACGGCAGCAGTCGGCGGTTTATTATGAGCGATAATCTACCCATGTATAAATCTTTGGTAGATACTGTTGAAAGCATTTCCCAAGAAGCGGGGAGAAATGGCGAATCGCCGGAAGTTGTTGCGAAAGTAATCTTTCAAGCTGCAAGCGATCGCAGTTCCAAGCTGCGCTATGCTGTCGGCAAACCTGCTCCACTGTTGCTCGTGCTGCGTAAACTGCTCCCCGATAGTTGGTATTTTTCTCTCATCAAACGTGGCTATAAAATTTAA
- a CDS encoding cytochrome P450, which produces MFSQLPNRIASPSWWQLINWIANPIGFQQRNRQKYGDIFSMNLGKIGSFVLIGDPQVVQEIFNQDAKFDIGRGNEIAKPLLGQHSLLLMDGDRHRRERKLLMPPFHGEKLQAYAKQICLITEQIASKWQIGQPFIARSAMQKVSLEVILQIVFGLSEGERYQKLKSLLTAWLDMTDSPLRSSMLFFQFLQKDWGNWTPWGRMKQRQRQIHDLLQAEIAEKRAKQDEIHGGDVLSLMMAARDENGQAMSDEELKDELLTILFAGHETTATTLAWAFYQIHQHPDILEKLQHELNSLGDNPNPMEIAHLPYLTAVTQETLRMYPVIPGLFARITKSVMKVGRYKFYPETALMPSIYLIHYREDLYPHPEQFKPERFLERQYAAWEYFPFGGGSRRCLGFALAQLEMKLVLGTILSKYQLALAEDKPVKVQRRGFTLAPMGGVRLVMTGKID; this is translated from the coding sequence ATGTTCAGTCAATTACCAAATAGGATCGCCAGTCCTTCTTGGTGGCAACTCATCAATTGGATTGCCAATCCAATCGGATTTCAGCAAAGAAATCGACAAAAGTATGGCGATATTTTTTCCATGAATTTGGGTAAGATTGGATCTTTTGTACTGATTGGCGATCCTCAAGTAGTTCAAGAAATTTTCAACCAAGATGCTAAATTTGATATCGGTCGCGGAAACGAAATTGCCAAGCCTCTCCTAGGGCAGCATTCTCTATTGTTAATGGATGGCGATCGCCATCGCAGAGAACGAAAATTATTAATGCCTCCTTTTCATGGTGAGAAGCTACAAGCTTATGCCAAACAAATCTGCTTAATTACCGAGCAAATCGCTAGTAAATGGCAAATTGGTCAACCATTTATAGCTCGATCTGCTATGCAGAAAGTTAGTCTTGAAGTGATTTTGCAAATCGTTTTTGGTTTAAGTGAAGGGGAACGGTATCAAAAACTTAAATCCCTACTTACAGCTTGGCTAGATATGACCGATTCTCCTCTACGCTCTAGTATGTTATTTTTTCAGTTCTTACAAAAAGATTGGGGAAATTGGACTCCTTGGGGGAGGATGAAACAAAGACAACGCCAAATTCATGATTTGCTGCAAGCAGAAATTGCCGAAAAAAGAGCAAAACAAGATGAGATTCATGGCGGCGATGTTTTAAGCCTGATGATGGCAGCAAGAGATGAAAATGGTCAAGCAATGAGCGATGAAGAATTAAAAGATGAGTTGCTGACAATTTTATTTGCTGGACATGAAACTACTGCAACCACACTTGCTTGGGCTTTCTATCAAATTCATCAACATCCAGATATTTTAGAAAAATTGCAACACGAACTAAATAGCTTAGGCGATAATCCCAACCCAATGGAAATTGCTCATCTTCCCTACTTAACAGCAGTCACTCAAGAAACGCTGCGGATGTATCCAGTCATTCCCGGCTTATTTGCACGCATTACCAAATCAGTCATGAAGGTTGGTAGATATAAGTTTTATCCTGAAACCGCCTTAATGCCCAGTATTTACCTCATACATTACCGGGAAGATTTGTATCCTCATCCCGAACAGTTTAAACCAGAGCGTTTTCTGGAACGACAGTATGCTGCTTGGGAATATTTTCCTTTTGGTGGTGGAAGTCGGCGGTGTTTGGGATTTGCTCTAGCTCAGTTAGAAATGAAATTAGTCTTGGGAACAATTCTATCTAAATATCAGCTGGCTTTAGCGGAAGATAAACCAGTGAAAGTACAACGTCGTGGCTTTACCCTGGCTCCTATGGGTGGCGTGCGGCTAGTAATGACAGGAAAAATTGATTAG
- a CDS encoding AraC family transcriptional regulator produces MNTPGSTIKVIDYRQEKASDAFVPKPAVLSSSGWDSIYFEFHQQPKFDIAEHQHTMHVIAQGIPYSSLSISSGERWLDGKMVRERRNNGDIAIVPAGISHRCNWNTSVQFMILAFESELLQQVGQDLVNCDRIELIPHFMNEQDVLIQGILSALKAELESDKIGGYLLIDSLKTTLAIHLLRNYCTTQPKISTYADGLSKSTLQQVREYINAHLHQEIKLSDIAAIAQMSQYHFLRLFKQSMGVTPHQYILQCRIDRAKYLLQHSELSIADIALSLGFCDQSHLTRYFKRIVGVTPKQILQARRNNLLKSRNFFLES; encoded by the coding sequence ATGAACACTCCAGGGTCAACAATCAAAGTTATTGATTACCGTCAAGAGAAAGCATCAGATGCATTTGTACCCAAACCTGCTGTTCTCTCAAGTTCGGGATGGGACAGTATTTATTTTGAATTCCATCAACAGCCGAAGTTTGACATAGCCGAACATCAGCACACAATGCACGTTATTGCCCAAGGAATTCCCTACTCATCACTTTCCATTTCATCAGGAGAACGATGGTTAGATGGAAAGATGGTCAGAGAAAGGCGCAATAACGGAGATATTGCGATCGTTCCTGCGGGTATTTCTCATCGCTGCAATTGGAATACCTCAGTTCAGTTTATGATTTTGGCATTTGAGTCTGAACTGCTTCAACAAGTCGGTCAAGATTTGGTTAATTGCGATCGCATTGAACTTATTCCCCATTTTATGAATGAGCAAGATGTGTTGATTCAAGGTATTCTATCGGCGCTGAAAGCAGAATTAGAATCTGACAAAATAGGAGGATATTTGCTAATTGATAGCCTAAAAACGACATTAGCAATTCACCTATTACGCAACTACTGCACTACCCAACCTAAAATCTCTACCTATGCAGATGGGTTATCAAAGTCAACGCTGCAACAGGTGAGAGAATATATTAATGCCCATTTGCATCAGGAGATAAAGCTAAGTGACATTGCTGCGATCGCGCAGATGAGCCAATATCACTTTTTGCGTTTATTCAAGCAAAGTATGGGTGTCACTCCCCATCAATACATTTTGCAATGTCGTATCGATCGAGCTAAATATCTACTGCAACATAGCGAACTCAGTATTGCAGATATTGCTCTTAGCTTAGGTTTTTGCGATCAAAGCCACTTGACGCGCTATTTCAAGCGGATTGTGGGCGTTACACCAAAACAAATCTTGCAAGCGCGACGCAATAATTTACTAAAATCCCGCAACTTTTTTCTAGAGTCTTAA